Genomic window (Lycium barbarum isolate Lr01 chromosome 2, ASM1917538v2, whole genome shotgun sequence):
CCTTTGCTTTGTCCAGCATAAGTTCTGTAGGAATTAAATTATCCGACATAAGTTGTATAGTAACTAATTTGCTCAGCACAACACAAGTTAAGTCAAAAAATTTAATTCCTACTGAAATTATATCGGACAAGGCAAAGTTTCTATAAACTTATGTCTTGCAAAATTAGGTCATAGatccaaatttttatttttttatttttttgtgcttTCGATGTCAGGATATTTTCGGTCACGTTTTTGTTATTTAATTGCCGAAGCGCAAAAaataaagaccaacaatttgaggggtaaaaattaaagaccaccccaagataGCGGCATTCGTGTGAATGATCCAAATAAAAAAGGACATAGATTTATTTGGGCTTTATTTGTGTTAATAGATATCTATGGACTATATTTTATAGGGAAAAGAATATCAATGGCCATTAAACACAAAATAACTACCCTTCCTTGTCCCCTTACTTTCATATCCCAAAATTATTTACCTGtacccttcggaaaacactacaaACATATTCCGctcatctctatttgttcttatcttACCAgccatttctggcattcattctgtctcgttgctcatcttcccttagttcggtctttcacaattctatcTCTTATATTACCCATTTCCTCAGCTATACACGTCGTAATACGTCACTACActataatcccactcgcttttTTCCtctaatccatcctataacgtaacacttcttaaccttattcaacATGCCTTTTCACACCGTAACTTACCTGTGTACCGTGTAACTGTCAATATCCTcggtcactttcttctgtcgatgtcgtttctcagctgaaatcaaaggttagtataaggaatttcatttcctatgactgagctctatcacacgatcttagatatgaaagaaatgtaacatcctaaatgtcctgtagcttcctgtttatagatgtggtgcacaacacaccgataaacaagactctactagacacggtctgtagacactccgaggatgaactgctctgataccacttttgtcacaacctaaccccgtaggccgtgactagtgcccgagctggacactcgtatacgcctattaactataatcatctataGCTAGCATGAcaagaacttatatatatatataaagacaaGACGTTACTCTAAAGCTGTTgcatatatgcatgtcatagccacctatctcctgaggagttacaactttcaacagattatatcacacataagccgacaaggctgtcatatataggggaacgtcccagtaatacataagccaacaaggctaccattatACACACCTtccacaacaaatatatatatatatctacgcaagccgacaaggctgccactacgaatgggtacgccccacacataagtcatgtccacacaacgaaacaacaactatatacagacccacacatatgtctacagacctctaagagtaacaacaatatcatatgacgggacagggccccgccgtaccttgaacaaacacatatatatacaacaaaagggatctataccacaaagctaggctccggaacaaagaagcactccaaaatagctgaatagatatcctaggctggcggatctccgaaacgagcgtctgtacctgcgagcatgaaacgcagccccccgaagaaaggggggtcagtacggaatatgtactgagcatgtagagcatgaaatatagtaaataggatcatattgtgacaaggagtgtaggacccagtgcaataaccagaaaaccataagacttacctttgaacataaatcatatgtgtcaacatcatactCATACCATTATAGGATTTAATAGCATAACTAGATAATCATACTgtatataagcatatatatatatataacgtgtcccggccctctagtgaggggctcggtaaataaaatcatcatatacatgtacatataacgtgtcccggccctctagtgagggactcggtgaataaatgatcatatgccatcctggccgccatctccatatcatcatgtcatcatatcatcatatacatacatatatatatatatatatatatatatataacgtgtcccggccctctagtgagggactcggtgaataatgcagtggatctgcgcacgaaaacatgtcctggcccgggactcaatgaAGGATATAACGGTAAGGACGAGCAGAGTGATaagcaaccatatacatacaaatcatctttgagactcaatagataagtaaactaatcagctctcaagtatcaggataataatcataattAGTTTTTTCTAAATAtcatcacaaactataacaaggaacgtttcagggatcatatacatgtatcaaattaacatgagataacttatgaaagtcaagtacacctcTAATTATGGAATTCCTTatgagtaggaacttctatacatcatatattaggcaatcatataatagactcgagacaatagctcgactatcctaaaagttctaacatcaagaaacgaataaaaatcatgagtcatgcttggaactaaagagtagaattaccccaaggatcatattatatcttacttatatctaggacatgccaaaagaaagaagggataggctttacatacctgttagaggcTATTggtaaatccgttcgcctcgtcgctcttttagcctatttaatataagagtaacgttattgttagtaactatattaTCTAGTTTACAAATCCATGGCCTATTTCTTATCGAACCTATATTCCAGCTTATATATATTATCGTTTAagattttctattatctaaaatttagcgaaaatccggcagcacttcccctatatattcacctatcccaaatttccaattgctctcctgttgacacaaaaataccaacaacaatatatggatacaattatatttccaattccttcaattcaacaagaacaacaacatgttcatatcaacacaatttCAATTTTTAACTTTCTAAACCCTttgccatataatccatgataatcacaactataatgcaacttaaaataaattttccatgcctaattagaacagcccctacacggctcaattcatCTTTTAACATCAACATCCACAACTTTTTATTTCCATCATATATCCATAAACTTATACATGTTAAAATTgcctccaaaatgtgtataaaaagagatcaattcttacctttctcaaCTTGACTCCGAAAATCAATTCACGTTGGAATCCTTGAATATATACAACAATTTGAAATATACAATTTCCTCCTTCAACTTCTCAATTCTCGGCAAGATTCAACTTGGCCGAGAATCCTTCaaaattttcttaattttttttttttttgtattcttAGTTGCCAATCACGGATGAAGAATGATTTGTGAGTCATTCTCACACTATTTATATATTTCCCCTAGGTTCCCCACGTGTCCCCCTAGGTGTCACCTAATGGAAAtcataaatatgtaaattatataTATGGAGAGAGGGAGCGTGCATCTCTAATTGATGTAAAGAATGTATCAATTAATGTATCATTTGATAACCACATAATATCCTCGAATACGAGTTTTGCTATCAAATGGATATGAATATTATATGAAACAGTTAGCATGTGTTCTTTATAAATGACTTGATACGACTCTATTCTTCCTATCTTAAAGAATACAAACTATTttcctctactgacatactgtatgtATAGacgtaataatttttttttatatatatataaatcgggtggggcccactagtttaattaattttaattaatttaattaattactaaattccacttaataatctaaacaCAATTAATTGATTCCTAACctcaaataataatatttttacactaaataaaatttataacaattaatacaaatttagaaattaaaagaaATTGGGGTTCGTTCTTAACCCGCGTCGATTCCTTGCGAACAattcgacgtatgaaaatacgagGTATAACAAATTTATTTTCATTATGCAGAAAATCATTTTTTGTAAAGTTACTATAGAGATATTTATTACTAGGAAAATAAATGCATTGTTTTGAAAACTGTAAGGTTAATTGTCACGACATGCACTTTGAATGAGGGAGACCCCTTATTTGGTGACTAGGGTTCTTCGCTTCCTTGtgcggaatttttgagatcttttctCAAAACTTTCCCTAGTTTAAATCTTGATCGACGAACTCTCGTGCTTAATCTTTTGAGTTGTGGGAAATTTTGAGGTcccctcaaaatttctgccccagctTATAGTATTGAATAAATGAGAAATTTTGAGATCCtgtcaaaatttctgccccagtttgaaACTCTGGGTTGGCTGACTCTTTGTGGTGGATTGATGAcgtgaatttttgagatcttctcaaacATTCTGCCCCAGTTGGGCGTTTGGCCATCCTGGCATCCTTCATGAAGTCCtatctctgaggcttcctaggggtttcttggaTTTTTGTTTTTGTCTgaccgagctcaaagagcgcctacgtatcctgtcgcagcaggaatcaggtcgaacgtaggtCGAAATGAAAGTAAATGAGTTTTTGggttttactaataatgcgactggatcccaaatggactgcctatgtatcccactatggggaagtcaggtcattgagtagttcatattacaaaagttGTTTATTTTTCCTATCTACTACAAAACGGTTACAAGAAAAAGGAAATAGCTAATACAAGCAAATAAGataacgattacaagcaaaagctACTATTACAGGCTGAAAAACTTGTCTTCAAgcatagtagcgcttgattgcACCTGAATTGATTGGCTTTGTCCAGTCTTTTCCGTCCATTTCTGCCAGTACTACTGCTCCTCTGGAGAGTACTTTGCGGACCACATAAGGACCTTTCCATTTGGGAGCGAATTTCCCTTTGTTTTCATTTTGATGCGGGAAAATTATTTTTAGCACCATCTGCCCAATTTGGAAAAGTCAAGTCCTGACTCGTTTGTTGAAGGCTCTTGCCATCCTTTGTCGGTATAGTTGACTATGGCATACGCCAACTATCCTTTTCTCGTCAATTAAAGCCAATTGCTCATATCGAGCTCGGACCCATTCATCATTATGAAATTTTGCATCTTGGATGATCCTTAAGGAAGTTATCTCGACCTCGGTAGGTATAACCACTTTAGTACCATAGACCAGCAGGTATGGAGTTGCTCCTATTGAAGTTCTGGCCATAGTACAGTATCCCAGTAAAGCATAAGGCAATTGCTCATGCCAACCTTTGTAATTGTATgtcattttcctcaatatccttttgatattcttgttagctgcttctacggctccattcatttgTAGCTGGTAGGCTGTCGAGTTTCGgtgagtgatcttgaattgcCCACAAATATCCTTCATCAAATGGCTATTCAGATTGGCCCCATTGTCGGTTATGATGGACTTGGGTCTGCCGAATCGGCATATGATATTGTTTCGCATGAAAtcggctaccactttctttgtcactgattTGTGTGATgctgcttccacccatttggtcaAGAAGTCAATGGCAACTAAAATCAATCGATGCCCGTTTGAGGCTGCGGGTTCGATGGGTCCAATGACGTTCATGCCCCAGGCAATGAAAGGCCATGGTGAGCTTATAGCATTAAGTTCACTCGGTGGAACCTTGATTAGAGCAccgtggatttggcattgatggcacCTTTGCACATATTTCCAGCAATCACTTTCCACGGTCATCCAATAGTATCCAGCTCGGAGAATCTTCTTGGACAGTACAAACCCattcatatggggtccacatgtccCAATATGTACTTCTTCTAGAAGTTTGGTGGCTTCGCCTGCATCTACACATCAAAGCAAACCCAAATCCGACGTCCgtttgtacaacacttctttgttcaggaagaaaccatttgccaTCCTTCTGCTGGTTTTATTTTGTCCACTCGTGACTCCTTCGAGGTATTTCCGTTTCTCTAAGTATATTTTGAAGTCACTGTACCATGGCTTGCCATCCGACTCTGCTTTTACGTGGAAATAATGAGCATGCTCTTCTTTCAAGCTTATCCTTAGTGGGTCGatgtgactgctttcaggatgttggatcattgaCGCTATTATGGCCATCGCATCGGCAAACTCGTTCTGAGCTCTTGGAATATGTCGGAACTCAATCTTTCTAAATTTCTTGCACAGTCTTTGTGCCAAGTTCACGTATGGCAAGATCTTTTCATTTTTGATTGACCATTCGCCTTTTACTTGATGAATTAGTAGGTCGGAATCTCCAATGACTAGTAATTCAGTGATGTCCATATCTAATGCCATCTTGAGACCTAGAATGCAGGCCTCATATTCAGCCATATTATTGATACAATGGAATTTGAGCTTCGCGGCCATTGGTTAATTTTGCCCATTTTTTGATACTAAAACTACTCCTATTTCAGAGTCCTTGTAGTTaactgctccatcgaagaacaaTCTCCACCCTGCGTATGGTTCcactttttcctcttttttggtCAATACCCCTTCGTCTGGGAAATGAGTACGGAGGGGTTCGAATTCTTCATCCACTGGGCTTCAGCTAGCAGGTAGGCCAAGGCTTGTCCTTTGATGGCCTTTTGGGCTATGTATACAATGTCGAATTCACTCAACAACATTTTCCATTTGACCAATTTTCCGATGGGCATGGCTGGTGGAATATGTACCTCAATGGATCTATCTTCTATATGAGATGAGTCGTGTACGAGGAAAAGTAATGCCTTAATTTTCAGGCCACCCAAGTTAAAGCACAATAGGTTTTCTCCACTAGCATATATCTTGCCTCACAGGCAGTGAAATTTTTATTCAGGTAGTAAATGGCAtgttcccctttccctttttcatcgtgttgtcctaacacgcaACCAAAGGCATTTTCTACAACAGATAAGTATAACAACAGTGGGCTTTCGAGCCTTGGTGGTACCAAGACTGGTGGATTGGACAGGTATCTCTTAGATAGTATCAAATGCCTCTTGACACTCTTCTGTCCATTTTGTGGGAGCATCTTTCTTCAAAAGCTTGAGTatgggctccacaatgatggtggattgagctataAATTGTCCAATGTAATTTAACCTTCCcaggaaactcatgacttctttctttgttttaggAGGAGGTAAATCTTAGATTTCTTTGATCTTTGTCGGGTCTATCTCTATGCCCCTTCGTCTAAGTATGAACCCCAGTAACTTTCTGGCCAGTACCCCAAATGCATATTTAGGAGGGTTCAACTTCAAGTTGAACTTTCG
Coding sequences:
- the LOC132628613 gene encoding uncharacterized protein LOC132628613; protein product: MTYNYKGWHEQLPYALLGYCTMARTSIGATPYLLVYGTKVVIPTEVEITSLRIIQDAKFHNDEWVRARYEQLALIDEKRIVGMVLKIIFPHQNENKGKFAPKWKGPYVVRKVLSRGAVVLAEMDGKDWTKPINSGAIKRYYA